A portion of the Stigmatella aurantiaca DW4/3-1 genome contains these proteins:
- a CDS encoding DUF5691 domain-containing protein, translating into MSELDALTRLATLGTARAPDPGTLEGVAAQAFHALEGLSPEKRLLLAAGVRAVAQAAGHPLSRRAPPEEAAPADTLEVCPPRVIALLTELLVAQDAEVLRECFGRMAQARRRLPPELLPRVLSLQEPSLRLAAEPVLGERGRWLSQINPTWRSFSPSAAHPSEAERLWTEGTLEERRTVLAATRLTHPAQARAWLEGTFPQEKAEHRARFLACFEQGLSAEDEPLLELGRKDRSAGVREVARGLLAQLPGSAFTQRMMERARAVLLWEPRSGLHIQFPSRWDAEAERDGLDKPPPGLGQHAHWLVRLLACVPPSSWEAWFAASPAQLVAAAGKTDEGVALSEGWAQALRLGASSDWAAALLSFWPRLDSKVLEPERAQSLAITVFGHLPLAERASRTLRILQGEDALPSLERALALTPAPWPVELGRAWLQALRAQDVSNPRALALFGSLRHAALALPFECLEAASEPFESASPLLQGHPALQRFQQTVSQRRILHQELTP; encoded by the coding sequence GTGAGCGAACTCGATGCACTGACACGCCTGGCAACGCTGGGAACCGCCCGGGCGCCAGACCCCGGCACCTTGGAGGGAGTCGCGGCCCAGGCTTTCCATGCCCTCGAGGGACTGTCTCCGGAAAAACGTCTGCTGCTGGCCGCCGGCGTGCGGGCCGTGGCGCAGGCCGCGGGCCACCCGCTCTCGCGGCGAGCCCCTCCAGAAGAGGCAGCCCCTGCGGACACGCTTGAAGTCTGCCCCCCTCGCGTGATCGCCCTTCTCACCGAGTTGCTGGTCGCCCAGGACGCCGAGGTGCTGCGCGAGTGCTTCGGGCGGATGGCCCAAGCGCGGCGCCGACTTCCCCCGGAGTTGCTGCCCCGCGTGCTCAGCCTCCAGGAACCCTCCTTGCGCCTGGCGGCGGAGCCCGTGCTCGGCGAGCGGGGCCGCTGGCTTTCCCAGATAAACCCCACGTGGCGCTCCTTCAGCCCCTCCGCCGCTCACCCCTCCGAAGCGGAGCGCCTGTGGACGGAAGGCACCCTGGAAGAGCGGCGCACGGTGCTGGCCGCCACCCGTCTCACCCACCCTGCCCAGGCACGCGCCTGGCTCGAAGGCACCTTCCCTCAGGAAAAAGCCGAGCACCGCGCACGGTTTCTCGCCTGTTTCGAGCAGGGGCTCTCTGCCGAGGACGAGCCCCTGTTAGAGCTGGGCCGGAAGGACCGCTCTGCCGGGGTGCGCGAGGTGGCGCGCGGCCTGCTGGCCCAACTGCCCGGCTCCGCATTCACCCAGCGCATGATGGAGCGGGCACGGGCCGTTCTTCTCTGGGAGCCGCGCTCGGGGCTGCACATCCAGTTTCCCTCCCGGTGGGATGCCGAGGCGGAGCGGGATGGATTGGACAAGCCTCCGCCCGGTCTGGGCCAGCACGCGCACTGGCTCGTCCGGCTCCTGGCATGCGTGCCTCCCTCCTCCTGGGAAGCCTGGTTCGCAGCCTCCCCCGCCCAGCTCGTTGCCGCCGCCGGAAAGACCGATGAGGGGGTGGCCCTCTCCGAAGGCTGGGCGCAGGCGCTCCGGCTGGGAGCCTCCTCGGACTGGGCAGCCGCCCTGCTCTCCTTCTGGCCGCGTCTCGACTCCAAGGTGCTCGAGCCCGAGCGGGCACAATCCCTCGCCATCACCGTTTTCGGGCACCTTCCCCTCGCGGAGCGCGCGAGCCGCACCCTGCGCATCCTCCAAGGGGAAGACGCCCTGCCCTCGCTGGAACGGGCCCTGGCCCTGACACCCGCGCCGTGGCCAGTGGAGCTGGGCAGGGCCTGGCTCCAGGCCCTGCGCGCACAGGATGTCTCCAACCCCCGGGCCCTGGCGCTCTTTGGCTCCCTCCGGCACGCCGCCCTCGCCCTTCCCTTCGAATGCCTCGAAGCCGCTTCCGAGCCCTTCGAGTCGGCTTCTCCCCTCCTCCAGGGACACCCTGCGCTCCAGCGCTTCCAGCAGACCGTCTCCCAGCGCCGCATTCTCCACCAGGAGTTGACACCGTGA